In one window of Dermochelys coriacea isolate rDerCor1 chromosome 3, rDerCor1.pri.v4, whole genome shotgun sequence DNA:
- the MCFD2 gene encoding multiple coagulation factor deficiency protein 2 yields the protein MMASRMFSVYLLFCLVTAFLISSEAEEHAEESHQANIRLDKNLVQDKDHIMEHLEGVIDKPESEMSSQELQLHYFKMHDYDGNNLLDGLELATAISHVHKEEGGEHSQAIKEEELISLIDDVLRDDDKNNDGYIDYAEFAKSLE from the exons ATGATGGCTTCAAGGATGTTTAGCGTGTATTTGCTATTTTGCCTAGTGACTGCATTCTTGATCTCCTCTGAAGCTGAGGAGCATGCAGAGGAGAGTCATCAAGCAAATATTCGCCTTGATAAGAACCTAGTACAAGACAAAGA cCATATCATGGAACACTTAGAAGGTGTAATTGACAAACCAGAATCTGAGATGTCCTCACAGGAGTTGCAGCTCCATTACTTCAAAATGCATGATTATGATGGCAATAATTTGCTTGATGGATTAGAACTTGCCACTGCTATATCACATGTACATAAAGAG GAAGGTGGTGAACACTCCCAGGCAATAAAAGAAGAAGAGTTAATTAGTCTAATTGATGATGTCTTACGAGATGATGACAAAAATAACGATGGATACATTGATTATGCTGAGTTTGCAAAATCACtggaataa